In Sebastes umbrosus isolate fSebUmb1 chromosome 7, fSebUmb1.pri, whole genome shotgun sequence, the sequence acacacaaagaaaacatacaaaccttttgaaatgcttttattctgttaaattcaaaaggaaaaaacagTGCAAATCAGAATAACTGGCACGTCAATCAGTTACATCCCTTTATTGATTGATTAAGAATCCCTTTAAAAAGGCTCCACGGGGAACTCGTACAAATTACCCCGCAGAGAAACAAGGCAGTCAATTTGATGCAAGGACAGAATATATTACAATTCTCCACTGTTGCTTCCCTGAAACAAAGAATCAAGGTCCTGCACCTGGcaagcaaacacaaacactcctCACTTACCACATTTGTCACAGTATGTACTGATGCATTTTGATTCTAAGTTTGTGTCGGCAGTTACAGCTTGAATTGAAATCGTTCATAGGCAGCTATCAGTGATTGTTGTGAtcagaaaacatttgtaaaaaatTAAAGCAACGTTGTAGGTAGGTGGTAAATTCATCGCATCAAAAGAGCAGAATAAGTTTCCCTTCAATTAAAATCTCCTATAAACAGTATGTGTCAATACTTTCAATTAACCATGAAACAGAAGACTTGTGTCcctatttatgtttttaactaaTGTAGGTGCCTAGTTTTACTAAATTTAAAAAGTGGTTGGATGTTCAAACCACTCACTCCTTTCATCCTGCGTTTACAGCTTCTACAGTTGGGGGATTGGGTTGGCTGCGACGGCGATGCTCTCCATTGCACACTCGTTGCTGCCCCGGCGGATTCGGAAGTATCCGTCCTCGCCCCAGCCGGTGCCCCAACTGTTCTTGACGATCCAGAACTTCTGCCCGGTCACGTGGCAGCGGCCGTAACCCACCAGTAGCACGGCGTGGTTGGTGAGCTCGAAGGGATTGAAGGGGTCACCGAGGCCTGTGTGGTGGAAGATGCCCTCCTTATAGTTCATGAAGTCGGGGTAGACCTGCGGAAAGGATAGGGATGATTTACCTTTTCTCACTTTGTATCAAATCtaagctatacctatgaaacaGGAGGGTCTACTGAGTTGTAAAGGAGAAATTACAGAATACATTTCATAAGCAAATAATTCAAATTCAACACTGACCATTAAGCCCACAATTGGTTTAAGTTGACTAACTGTGAAGTAGAAGTCAACGGTTTTATTATGCACTCAGTAGAAGGCaggaatattaaaataaatgtgtgtgtgtgtgtgttaattcaAAGACGTGAACATTTCGGGTACATCTTTTATCATCTTTTGATTCTTAGATTTATCCATTAGGTGCGTTTGGAAAACAAGATCTCAAGCAGTGGATTAGTTAAAGTGGATTTCTGCAAGACACAGTAACCGAGTTTGGGCTAAAATAAGAGAAGGATTAACCAGACAAACAACACGGGTTAAACTCAATTTAAACTCTAAGCTGTTGGAGAAACCCCAGTTGTTTCgtgaacacatactgtacgtatAGAAATAGCAGTTAGGAAACAGTGAGCAGCTGTTGTACCTCAAAAGCGACTCCCATGGGTCCATTCTTGACCAGTTCCAACATCATGGCCATCTCACTGCAGCCGCCATAAAATCCACCGACGTAGTAGTATTCTGCGGCGTAAGTGCGGCCGCAATTTTGAGGAACGCCACACGGAGAGTCCTTGCCAATATACGGAAAGCAGGACTCATCCACGATGCCGAAATCCTGCACATACTTTCCAATCAGGTATGGGAAGCCACCATCGCAACCTTAAAGAGGAGAGATGAACATTAAATCTGGTTTGTTCAATAGCTCTGAAATTCAGATTCATCAAGAATCGAGGTTTTCTCGACTTTCTAATTGGGTGAAATCTCTTTTGTGGTACAAGATGGAAAAATGCAGGACTCTTCAAATGAATTAGTGAAAATGCACTAATCAGGGCAGTTATAAAATGCTTGATACACTTtccaaaaaaacacttaagCGCTGCTTGTTCTGATTAGGGAGGACGGCGTCCCAAAGTTTCCTTCATACAGTAGTACCACACTTTTCCATGATCATCATGTATCGCAATATGAATATTCAACTAAGACCATCATGTACATTTTCTAACTGCTACCTGACTCTTATCTGCAATATTCTGCTATTCTAATGTAAAATGAATTGACATGGTCAGGAAACAAGATTTGAGATGGAGAGTTAGTTTACCTTGAGAATATTCAGAACAGGAGATGACTTGTTGCGGGCTGAGGATGGGAGTCTCGCTGTTGTTGGTGAGGATTCGAATACGAGCTTCCAGCATTCCCATCGAGGCAAAAGAGTAGCAGCTTCCACATGACCCTGAAACAGAACATGAAAGATTTGCAGTCAAACCACACTGCTGTGTAATTCAACAGCACTGTAATAAATCCCAACTTTGTGAAGCTTGtgatgttcagtttttttttgacTGTACAAGTCAACTGGTGTTGTACTATAAAGcatttagggctgccccctcttagtccattagtcaattaatctgtcacaAGATTGCTTTAGACaagattagtcgttttttatgctttttcatgcagaatgactttttattttcaagACACTTATGAGCACATGCCAGGTAAACGCAAGATTCAAAGTGGTGATTGTGTCtgattctttgtttttgtttttatgggttaaatgcagaggttaaATGTCATGCATGTgcctgtatgtacagtatatgacgaTTCTAATAAAACTTAAGTTAAGATTTTCACCGAGGACAGCCCTTATACCATTTTATCAAAAGGTACTTTTAATATTCTGTCCTAATGAATGTAAATAAAGTGGACAAAACATTGGAAGCACCTTTCAATATAATGCAATGCTGCAAAAACCCAAACTGACCATAATGTCAACACCTCTGACATTGTCAACCAAAACTGTCCAAAGATACTGTCGGTACACATGCAATCTGCTACAACACCCCTGAAATAAAACTAGGGCTgacctcgaccaaagaaattctcagTTGACTAACACTCACACGATTTTGTCGAATTatagattagttgatttaatcaacagatctgtaaaactgagtttctccacaaagaatcacaaaaaagcaccactttaaatctggcgtttaccagagatgtgctcaaaagtttcttggaaataagtcattcagcattaaaaaaaagcatacaaAATTACTAACAGAttaaaagaaatcttagtcgacttcgaccaaaacaaccgattagtcgactaatcgactaagagggtaCAGCCCTAAATAAAACCCTAATAAACTGGTAACTCTGTACACTGTAATAGCACATTTGTGCAAGAATATATTACATCAGTTAGTACTAAAGTTTCTGTAATGTTCCTGCCCCAGTACACTTATCTGCAGTAGTTGTAATTCATAATAAGACACTGATTACAGCCACTGGTTACCATCAATAGTGTGAGACGCCAGCTTCTTAATAAAATGCTCTGCAGAAACAAATTAGGTCAGAGAACAGCAGCTGTGGGGATTTGCAGGGCGGTTTAATTGTAGTAATGATTCAAGTCAGGGTGACAGTGAGAACACTTTTCATTTGGGTCCAAGACTTAAGTCTCTTGAGGCTAATAAGGTGTTACAACTATTTAAATTAAAGATCTGTGCTAGTGGGAAACTTTGCCGTcctaatattttataatatatgatGTAATCAGTCTGTCACGTCTGACCAACAGGACGCCCGCTCTCAGGACTTATGACGAAGCTTTAATTAGCTCCGATGCCAGTTACACCTTCCCTTTAAAGTCACTGTTGGGTTGCGTATGATGTTAAGAAGCAGGCAGACCAATTAAATCCTCAATCATACCAATTTTTGTGAGCCGAAATGGGACCTACAAAATCCACCTGACTCAAAACACTGAAGCAAAAATAAGCTCGGCAGCACTGCACAGTGGCTTAGAGGGCTTCTATTGAAACTCTCCAGATCCTTAAACCCAGCCCTACAGAGGCCCTCTCAGACACTCAAACTACTCAGCACGCATAATCTCTCCACTCGCACACTAGGCTGTGCAGAAACACAGGAGGAGAGCAGAAAGCACACCCAGGCCTGCCAAGAGGGAAGCAGAGTAGCTGGCGAGTTGCTGTTCAGACTCTGCCCTTAGTGACAGCTGCTCAAGTGTAAAAGTACGGCTTTGTCTGCCTCCTGCAAGTCTTTCTAATATCATGTGTGCACACTCACAGGTATAATActctgtccctttaaatgtgattttttttgtacagcAATTGAATGTCACCTTGGTTTCGCACAGGGCTGACGAAGCTAACGCCGTCGACGTTCCTCCAATCCCAGTGCTCAGGTAGAGCTGCCGCCATCTTGGCTACCTCAGCTTGCACAGGCATAGGGCGAACACGcctaaagtaaaaataaagaatCACACTTGAATCACATGGGCATTTTACCTCAGACACTGACAAACTGTTTCACAGgagggctgctcgattatggcaaaaatcatagtcacgattattttggtcaatattgatatttaacACGATTagtcattgactttggaaacatcatgcttTTAGAAAAAAGATTCTGTAGCCTACATTTAGAAGTTAAATatatcaatctggtgcactttgagagcgaAATGAAAAGGATCTATGAAGATTTTGTGCTCTTATAAACAATTAAATCATTTAATCAGTGTTTAGATATGAAtggagaggaaacagaaaaaaaactcatcgccgcactgaggacagtctgtCTAAGACCAAACAAGAGCATCATTGCGAAATGAAATGTGGCACAATAATATCTTTATGTTGATTATCTTGTCACAATCGTTGACACCCATAATTGTAATTTGTTTAATAGCACTGCCCTATTTCACAGAAAACCTAATAATTTAGAAATGAAATGCATGTAGCCCAGCAGGATTCATGgagaacaaaaaatatattagtAATAATTTAGCGCACTAGATATTAATTTAGGAACACAAATTACTAATGTATGTGCATCCATGTGTTTCTTTCCTCTGTGGTATTGTATGGGAAACACAAGTAAATACTCACATAGGGATTCGGGAGGCGGGCCCTCCTGCTCGGAGGTGCAGCTCCTTCAGAGTGTACGTCTCATACTCTGGGTAAGGCACAGCCTTCCAGGACTTCTGAACAGAGTTGATGGCGTCAATGAAGTCCAGGTTGTGTTTGTACGGCTTCTGGAGCAGCCTGGAGGGTGAATAAGGTCACATAAGGtcaggtattttttttattttttttttaaaaaggggttCGTCTGCCacacaaacagaagaaaaaagacaTTACAAGAAGTTGTTGTTGAAGTGAATCATAGTAAGTTAGTTGGTTAACGTGTACAGCtttgacaaaacacacacacctgacagtgtaatacaattatacagtagcgctgcaataaaaactacaacttctgcTAGTAGGTTTAACTTGGATAATAAAGACTTGCAAAGATATTTTCCAGTTACTGATACAGAGATGTCAAAAACAGCTTTGTAAAGCAAAGCTAAATTGTTCCCTCGAGTGATGAAGACTATTCCAGTAAGAAACTGCACTTAGCTGAAAGTTCCTAATGAGGGAAGTACAACTCCCAACACAAATACAAGTCATTTTCATCTNNNNNNNNNNNNNNNNNNNNNNNNNNNNNNNNNNNNNNNNNNNNNNNNNNNNNNNNNNNNNNNNNNNNNNNNNNNNNNNNNNNNNNNNNNNNNNNNNNNNNNNNNNNNNNNNNNNNNNNNNNNNNNNNNNNNNNNNNNNNNNNNNNNNNNNNNNNNNNNNNNNNNNNNNNNNNNNNNNNNNNNNNNNNNNNNNNNNNNNNNNNNNNNNNNNNNNNNNNNNNNNNNNNNNNNNNNNNNNNNNNNNNNNNNNNNNNNNNNNNNNNNNNNNNNNNNNNNNNNNNNNNNNNNNNNNNNNNNNNNNNNNNNNNNNNNNNNNNNNNNNNNNNNNNNNNNNNNNNNNNNNNNNNNNNNNNNNNNNNNNNNNNNNNNNNNNNNNNNNNNNNNNNNNNNNNNNNNNNNNNNNNNNNNNNNNNNNNNNNNNNNNNNNNNNNNNNNNNNNNNNNNNNNNNNNNNNNNNNNNNNNNNNNNNNNNNNNNNNNNNNNNNNNNNNNNNNNNNNNNAGACCAAGACAACATGGATCTAAAGAGACATCCACTGCCGAAGTATGTGCAGAAAACATCCTACTTCAGTTAGTAAAAGTCCAGCCAAGAGACAACCAGCAACTTCAGCCTTGACGGGAGCGTTGTAGTTTCAAATAAATTTATGTAACATACAGATTAATGCTAATACGTTTTTCAGTTGCAATTGTGAGCTTCAGTATGTGAGAAAAATACAGCATGATATAGTTTGAAGTGTGAAGGTATGGAGATGTTTTGCCCTTTTCTGAGTTAGGGACTTTCACACATCCCCGATTGCTTGCGAGTTGTGTGGAAACTGGCTCTTTTTCCAGTAGCACACTGAGCATAAAGATGCTCTAAATGCTAGTATGGACTTTTATGTTCTAGAAACAAAGAGGGTTAACTTTCAAAGCTTTGCCTTCACAGACAGAGCTCAATTCCACTGATCATCTTCATCAATGGAGGGacaaacatactgtaaacacactctTGCAtactagaaaaagaaaaagatgagatGATGTGGATGCTTCTTATTATGCAAATACTTGTTGAATCAATGcttaagactgtgaaaatacaaaccttttatacttttattttgtaattgtgTTTGGGAGATATCACACTAAAATCCTAACTGTATTATCTATTTGGTGGGTAACTCAGACAGCGCAGTGGATACCACTAGTTAAATCACACTGGTTCCGAGagaaacattattttgttaaaatatttttatggtataaattacaaataaacttgaatctACTGAAACCCTGGAACTTGACACTTGAAAATAATCTGATTTAAATCCAACTGAACCAAAGAGGCCAGAAGCAGCTTTATGTTGCCAGAAACTGAGTCAGCGTTCATTTCGCAATCGAGTCTCTTTGTATCGCCTGTTCACCAACGACTGTGCTTCAACATCAGATATCTCAGATGTCAGGACCGTTACTGAGGGCGAGTGAGGCTAACAAGGGAGGAAATGAAAGTGTTGATTAAAGCTGAGATGTCAGAACGGCACAGCACAGTAAAAGCAGGGATCATCATCACTGCCTGCACTCACTGAGAGTCTGTGTACAAACAGATATCCCTGTGTACCGCTGATGTCTTGCTTGTTAGCTTGTGTTTCTCCACTTTGCATTTTGAGGAGCGTACCAAACTATCATAATGGACGTACCTGCTGCTGAAGACTGGTTTGAAATCTACTCTTGGAGGTACTGGTTTCACTTTCTTCCCCACAAAACAGGCCCAGTTGTGCCCCAGGACATCATGGACCCACCCTGGCATGGTCTGGTCACAGTAGCTGGTCACCTTAGGGCCGTCTTCAGTGTACTGGAAGTGTAGCGAGACAATCACGTTAGGGCTCATGCAAATAGAAATACTTAGGATTTTAGGaaagtaattaaattaaaatcagATTATTCCATATAAAGTAAGCTATTTTCAGTACATTATTCAGACAACCATTGAGTTCTAAATTTAAGAAGGAATAAAGTTGTCATATTGCTGCATTAAGTTGAATCAAGTCTAGGAAATGGGGAAGTTGGACGAGACGTGAATAAATCATGACATGAGTTTGAAGACAGACGGGCTATGACACTTCCCTCAACTCCGTGTCATGTGAGTGACGAGAAAAACTCATGACTCAACCATTAAACTCCTTTATAGCCGCTTTCAAATAGTGCAACTCATTTCAGCCTGGTGTAGGGGTGCTGAGGATATGCATATTTTCCAGATACCATCATCATATCAGATGAGGCGAGAGGAAATTGAATGATGGTGAAATTAAACCTTTAACATTATGACGTGTTGAATGATGAGGTGAACTTTGACTATATAACATTTCCGATCAGCTGGGCTAACTCAAAGAAGATGAACAGTGCATAATGCAAGCGGAGATATAATATCAGAATGGGATATTAACTAGCTTGCTGCTGCAAGCATTTTCAATGGACCGCAGTGAAAACTTGACCACCCGGGAAATTAGTTTTTGCAGGATTACCATGACAAAATACTGAAATTATCGctcaaataaatgaattatgaatgtgcatgttttaCCTTGAAGAATCCGAACCATTTGTAGCCGTTAATGACCACCTCAAAGCCCTGGTTGTAGATGAGGGTGAAGAAGCCGGTGTTCCCCAGCTCATCTATGGCTACAGACAGTTTCTCCAGGGTCACAGTCACCGTGCTCTCACTTGTAACTGAGGAGGAACACCACAACAGTGTTTAACTGCAGGGAATGATTCAACTTTTAGATTAATTAGAAGCAATtgagcataatgcttactactaTTTTATACTCTTAGATCCCATTTGAAGTATTAGTATTCTAAAACTgctcaacctaaatacttcagaacTGTTAcaaagtgataaacagaaacacatttcaatttgtatcatgttaataacacttatatacctttaaacagaggggcatttcattcaaattgcatttggactcaacttgacagcatttatagcccaccatttcaagtaattgatcttaaaagctttcagaaaatgaacagtagcaagactggcatagtcctaataaatccagatactTAAACTTACCAgcctaaagctgactttcattAAGTGCtacaactttaaaataatgaacttattgcccATAttagagtttctattggcccaaagcaaACATGAGtaggagtaatggacacaatatgcttgttttattggtgcaaatggtctccatctgtagatatgcactttttaatgatacagcacatttttataatttatttcatttcatttcaaaatgtatttcgaacatgtagaatacaaaaaaagaaaataaaaaataaagaaaaagaatgaccataccaacaagtggacagtcagaaacaagtcgTATTTACATCCagtgaaaagcataagaaaaataaattgtcaaacacttgatgccttgatttacatattcgaaaaggagtgagaagaagtatgaatttatttaatcccaccccttcacctccataagtcaattattaattattaaccaacTTCCTTATTGaaccatacatatactctaattaaattttcctaaatttgtctaactatcattattattatttataattattctaactataattattacctttcatctgtgtcatacagaaatataaatgaattactgatataattatccttatcaa encodes:
- the ctsc gene encoding dipeptidyl peptidase 1 — encoded protein: MRGVLVVCVLLLWVEGCWGDTPANCTYEDLQGTWVFQMSKGGKDKTINCSAEVTSESTVTVTLEKLSVAIDELGNTGFFTLIYNQGFEVVINGYKWFGFFKYTEDGPKVTSYCDQTMPGWVHDVLGHNWACFVGKKVKPVPPRVDFKPVFSSRLLQKPYKHNLDFIDAINSVQKSWKAVPYPEYETYTLKELHLRAGGPASRIPMRVRPMPVQAEVAKMAAALPEHWDWRNVDGVSFVSPVRNQGSCGSCYSFASMGMLEARIRILTNNSETPILSPQQVISCSEYSQGCDGGFPYLIGKYVQDFGIVDESCFPYIGKDSPCGVPQNCGRTYAAEYYYVGGFYGGCSEMAMMLELVKNGPMGVAFEVYPDFMNYKEGIFHHTGLGDPFNPFELTNHAVLLVGYGRCHVTGQKFWIVKNSWGTGWGEDGYFRIRRGSNECAMESIAVAANPIPQL